A genomic window from Terriglobia bacterium includes:
- a CDS encoding 50S ribosomal protein L25 yields the protein MAQIIVEGTPRASRGKNEAKRLRLTGQVPAVLYGGKGGAVPLAVNTKQLLAIFRSESGHNTLFQVSYEGQQQPAILKDWLVDPLSGNLLHVDLLRVAMDVRMRVRVPVHTFGEPAGVKQQGGIFETVTREVEIECLPADIPTEFRMDVSELLLGKQLRASEIPLDAAKMKLLTEPERIIAHVVALRVEEEKPAEAVAAEAAAPAEPEVIKKGKKEVEGEEGEEAAAKPEKKK from the coding sequence ATGGCACAGATTATCGTGGAAGGAACACCCCGCGCGAGCCGGGGAAAGAACGAAGCCAAGCGGCTGCGCCTGACGGGACAGGTCCCCGCCGTGCTGTATGGCGGCAAGGGGGGAGCGGTGCCGCTGGCGGTGAACACCAAGCAGCTGCTGGCGATTTTCCGCTCCGAGTCGGGACATAACACGCTATTTCAGGTGAGCTACGAAGGGCAGCAGCAGCCGGCGATCCTGAAGGACTGGCTGGTGGACCCGCTAAGCGGGAACCTGCTGCACGTGGACCTGCTGCGCGTGGCCATGGACGTGCGCATGCGCGTGCGCGTTCCGGTGCACACCTTCGGCGAGCCGGCGGGCGTGAAGCAGCAGGGCGGCATCTTCGAGACGGTGACGCGGGAAGTGGAAATCGAATGCTTGCCCGCGGACATTCCGACGGAGTTCCGCATGGACGTGAGCGAGCTGCTGCTGGGCAAGCAGTTGCGGGCCTCGGAGATTCCTCTGGATGCGGCGAAGATGAAGCTGCTGACGGAGCCGGAGCGCATCATCGCGCACGTGGTGGCCCTGCGCGTCGAGGAAGAGAAGCCCGCAGAGGCCGTGGCAGCGGAAGCGGCGGCGCCGGCAGAGCCCGAAGTCATCAAGAAGGGCAAGAAGGAAGTGGAAGGCGAGGAAGGCGAAGAGGCCGCCGCCAAGCCGGAGAAGAAGAAGTAA
- the pth gene encoding aminoacyl-tRNA hydrolase, translating into MRLIVGLGNPGPEYQWTPHNLGFLAVDELANRGGIRVERPEGKALAGRGKLAGEEIVLAKPLTMMNLSGIAVRELLGKYELQPKDLLLLYDDVALAWGTIRIRERGSAGGHNGMKSVIGTLGTDEFSRVRLGVQPDHPVGDLAVYVLRPMKKAQLEEAATMIEEAADAVELILREGVAVAMNRFNRRNPAAEDEAEA; encoded by the coding sequence ATGCGGCTCATTGTGGGGCTTGGGAATCCCGGCCCGGAGTATCAGTGGACGCCGCATAACCTCGGCTTTCTGGCGGTGGACGAGCTGGCCAATCGCGGAGGGATCCGCGTGGAGCGGCCGGAGGGCAAGGCGCTGGCCGGGCGCGGGAAGCTGGCCGGCGAAGAGATCGTGCTGGCGAAACCGCTGACGATGATGAATCTGAGCGGCATCGCGGTGCGGGAACTACTCGGGAAGTACGAGCTACAGCCGAAGGATCTGCTGCTGCTCTACGACGATGTGGCGCTGGCCTGGGGCACGATACGCATCCGGGAGCGGGGCAGCGCCGGCGGGCACAACGGGATGAAGTCGGTGATCGGGACCCTGGGCACGGACGAATTCAGCCGCGTGCGCCTGGGGGTGCAGCCGGATCACCCGGTGGGGGACCTGGCGGTGTACGTGCTGCGGCCGATGAAGAAGGCGCAGCTGGAAGAAGCGGCGACGATGATCGAGGAAGCCGCCGACGCCGTGGAGCTGATTCTGCGAGAAGGCGTGGCCGTGGCCATGAACCGCTTCAACCGCCGCAATCCGGCGGCGGAAGACGAGGCCGAGGCGTGA
- the rpsF gene encoding 30S ribosomal protein S6 gives MEERLYDLIFIGRPATPEEEMKKLITMIEHACAEKGGKIEKNELWGTRKLAYRVAKHREGIYVYMQIRTNHGELIAELERRLRVQDAVIKYMTIRLDEDLKRQQKLVKHREKRAARRPRRTPAAEQTAAAS, from the coding sequence ATGGAAGAGCGTCTGTATGACCTGATCTTCATCGGCCGGCCAGCAACGCCGGAAGAAGAGATGAAGAAACTCATCACCATGATCGAGCACGCCTGCGCGGAAAAGGGCGGCAAGATCGAGAAGAACGAGCTGTGGGGCACGCGGAAGCTGGCGTACCGCGTGGCCAAGCACCGCGAGGGCATCTACGTATACATGCAGATCCGCACCAACCACGGCGAGCTGATCGCCGAGCTGGAGCGGCGGCTGCGCGTGCAGGACGCGGTCATCAAGTACATGACCATCCGCCTGGACGAGGACCTGAAGCGGCAGCAGAAGCTGGTGAAGCACCGCGAGAAGCGCGCCGCACGGCGACCGCGCCGCACTCCCGCGGCCGAACAGACCGCCGCAGCCAGCTGA
- the rpsR gene encoding 30S ribosomal protein S18 has translation MAEEQKQAQPAAPAASAGPTGPAGPSGGGHAPRREGGPSGPRREGGPGGPGGPRRGKRQFFRKKKVCKFCAEKIDFIDYKKAEVLAPFVQERGKILPRRMTGTCSRHQRWLGVAIKRARNIALLPFAGHTPGAGSSAPHRFGDRGDRGDRGDRGGDRGGDRGERSS, from the coding sequence ATGGCAGAGGAACAGAAGCAAGCGCAGCCGGCAGCGCCCGCGGCTTCCGCGGGGCCCACGGGCCCGGCGGGTCCCAGCGGCGGGGGACATGCACCGCGCCGGGAAGGCGGCCCAAGCGGCCCGCGCCGGGAAGGCGGTCCGGGCGGTCCCGGTGGTCCGCGGCGCGGCAAGCGCCAGTTTTTCCGGAAAAAGAAGGTGTGCAAGTTCTGCGCCGAGAAGATCGACTTCATCGACTACAAGAAGGCGGAGGTGCTCGCGCCGTTCGTGCAGGAGCGGGGCAAGATCCTGCCGCGGCGCATGACCGGGACGTGTTCGCGGCACCAGCGGTGGCTGGGCGTGGCCATCAAGCGCGCCCGCAACATCGCGCTGCTGCCGTTTGCCGGGCACACCCCGGGAGCGGGCTCTTCGGCGCCGCACCGCTTTGGGGATCGCGGCGATCGCGGGGACCGCGGGGACCGTGGCGGAGACCGCGGTGGCGACCGCGGCGAGCGCTCGAGCTAA
- the rplI gene encoding 50S ribosomal protein L9 produces MQIILQEDIEKLGHRGDVVEVKEGYARNFLLPRKLAIAASKGNMSALERIRTSLAKKTATEQAAGEKQAELLNGVTLQFTRKTGENDQMFGSVTSGDIAEALATQKFSVDKRHVQIAEPIKALGEYPVTIKVFRDITATVKVIVGKEE; encoded by the coding sequence ATGCAGATTATTCTTCAGGAAGACATCGAGAAGCTGGGCCACCGCGGCGACGTGGTGGAGGTCAAGGAAGGCTACGCCCGCAATTTCCTGCTGCCGCGCAAGCTGGCCATCGCGGCCTCCAAGGGCAACATGAGCGCCCTGGAGCGCATACGCACGTCGCTGGCGAAGAAAACGGCCACGGAGCAGGCCGCCGGGGAAAAGCAGGCGGAACTGTTGAACGGGGTCACCCTGCAGTTCACGCGCAAGACCGGCGAGAACGATCAGATGTTCGGCTCGGTCACCTCGGGGGACATCGCCGAAGCGCTGGCCACACAGAAGTTCAGCGTGGACAAGCGGCACGTGCAAATCGCCGAGCCCATCAAGGCGCTTGGCGAGTACCCGGTGACCATCAAGGTGTTCCGCGACATCACCGCGACGGTGAAGGTCATCGTCGGCAAGGAAGAGTAA
- the dnaB gene encoding replicative DNA helicase yields MAADSALDRPLPQNLEAERSVLGAILLDNNALNSALENLRTEDFFLDQHRRVFQGMADLGESQQAIDLVTLTEELHRRGELESSGGSAYLASLVDGLPKVANVEHYARIVKEKALLRNLIHATHGIQQRAFEGEDGADTILDNAESSIFALAEDRVRAGLVPMKEVVQQSFDRLEKIFREGKSITGVPTGYSELDKLTSGLQPSELLVLAARPSQGKTALALNLAENIAVRGAHPVAIFSLEMSKESLLQRLLASVAQVDAHKFRTGHLGKEDWKRMTEALGEISAAPLWIDDAGSVSVVEIGAKARRLKRDKGLSLLIVDYLQLITARGRFGNRNEEVSSMTRGLKALAKELQIPVLVLSQLTRAPERDDRRPQLADLRESGAIEQDADVVMFIYRPNFFKLDAPPEERDQAELLIAKQRNGPTDKVRFIFRSRLTRFEEAAPDAFAQFTPDEG; encoded by the coding sequence ATGGCTGCTGACAGCGCTCTCGACCGGCCTCTTCCGCAGAACCTGGAAGCCGAACGCTCCGTGCTCGGCGCAATCCTGCTCGACAACAACGCCCTGAACTCCGCGCTGGAAAACCTGCGCACCGAAGATTTCTTCCTGGACCAGCACCGGCGGGTCTTCCAGGGCATGGCGGATCTGGGCGAGAGCCAGCAGGCCATTGACCTGGTGACGCTGACGGAGGAATTGCACCGGCGCGGGGAATTGGAGTCGTCGGGGGGCTCGGCGTACCTGGCGTCGCTGGTGGACGGGCTGCCCAAGGTCGCCAATGTGGAGCACTACGCGCGGATTGTGAAGGAGAAGGCGCTGCTGCGCAACCTGATCCACGCCACGCACGGCATCCAGCAGCGGGCCTTCGAAGGGGAAGACGGCGCGGACACCATACTGGACAACGCCGAGTCTTCGATCTTCGCGCTGGCCGAAGACCGCGTGCGCGCGGGCCTCGTGCCCATGAAGGAGGTCGTCCAGCAGAGCTTCGACCGGCTGGAAAAGATCTTCCGCGAAGGGAAGAGCATCACCGGGGTGCCCACGGGCTACAGCGAGCTGGACAAGCTGACCAGCGGGCTGCAGCCCTCGGAGCTGCTGGTCCTGGCGGCGCGGCCGTCGCAGGGGAAAACGGCGCTGGCGCTGAACCTGGCGGAAAACATCGCGGTGCGCGGCGCGCATCCGGTGGCCATCTTCAGCTTGGAAATGTCCAAGGAGTCGCTGCTGCAGCGCCTGCTGGCCAGCGTGGCGCAGGTGGACGCGCACAAGTTCCGCACCGGGCATCTGGGCAAAGAGGACTGGAAGCGCATGACGGAAGCGCTGGGAGAGATCTCCGCGGCGCCGCTGTGGATCGACGATGCGGGTTCGGTGAGCGTAGTGGAGATCGGAGCCAAGGCGCGGCGGCTGAAGCGCGACAAGGGGCTCTCGCTGCTGATCGTGGACTACCTGCAGCTGATCACCGCGCGCGGGCGCTTCGGCAACCGCAACGAGGAAGTGTCCAGCATGACCCGCGGGCTGAAGGCCCTGGCCAAGGAACTGCAGATCCCGGTGCTGGTGCTGAGCCAGCTCACGCGCGCTCCGGAGCGCGACGACCGCCGGCCGCAGCTCGCCGACCTGCGCGAATCGGGGGCCATCGAACAGGACGCCGACGTGGTCATGTTCATCTACCGGCCCAACTTTTTTAAGCTGGATGCGCCGCCGGAAGAGCGCGACCAAGCCGAACTGCTCATCGCCAAGCAGCGCAACGGCCCCACCGACAAGGTGCGGTTTATCTTCCGCAGCCGGCTCACGCGCTTCGAAGAGGCCGCGCCCGACGCTTTTGCGCAATTCACGCCCGACGAAGGCTGA
- the alr gene encoding alanine racemase, whose product MATKRKSAGKTDGRPVWAEVSLPALVSNFQAIRAYVNPRGEKRQAPREVLAIVKGNGYGHGGAAVARALEKGGARWFGVTCAEEGAELRRAGVRGKILALTSFWPGEESRLVEHKLTPVVIRSEQLVALERAATRQAKGARRAAFPFHLKIDSGMNRLGIATSEVEGFVQKLAQCPHLRLDGVFTHFASSGVFDDSPAGRQTRQQEEEFHAAVARLRGLGVEPGVVHLANSGAITARPETWADMVRPGALLYGYHPGYDPAERRAELEARLPLRTVMSLRARIISLREVSAGEGVGYDAVFTTTRASRIAVISAGYGDGLHRSLGNRGRVLVRGQFAPIVGIVSMDVTMVDVTEVRGAALGDVATIYGTDGEHKHPANLVARSIGTVTSDLLCAVSARVPRVYHS is encoded by the coding sequence ATGGCAACCAAGAGAAAGTCCGCGGGGAAAACAGACGGGCGGCCGGTGTGGGCGGAGGTTTCGCTGCCGGCGCTGGTCTCCAATTTTCAGGCGATCCGCGCGTATGTGAATCCGCGCGGAGAAAAGCGCCAAGCGCCGCGGGAGGTGCTGGCCATCGTGAAGGGCAACGGCTACGGACACGGCGGCGCGGCGGTGGCCCGGGCCCTGGAAAAGGGCGGCGCCCGCTGGTTCGGGGTGACCTGCGCGGAAGAAGGCGCGGAACTGCGGCGCGCGGGGGTGCGCGGCAAGATTCTGGCGCTCACGAGTTTCTGGCCCGGGGAAGAGAGCCGGCTGGTGGAGCACAAGCTGACGCCGGTGGTGATCCGCAGCGAACAACTGGTGGCGCTAGAGCGCGCCGCCACGCGGCAAGCGAAGGGTGCGCGCCGCGCCGCGTTTCCGTTTCATCTGAAGATCGATTCCGGCATGAACCGGCTGGGCATCGCCACCAGCGAAGTGGAAGGCTTTGTGCAGAAGCTCGCGCAATGCCCGCACCTGCGGCTGGACGGGGTCTTCACGCACTTCGCTTCCTCGGGCGTGTTCGACGATTCGCCGGCGGGGCGACAGACGCGGCAGCAGGAAGAAGAATTTCACGCCGCGGTCGCGCGGCTGCGCGGGCTGGGCGTAGAGCCGGGGGTCGTGCATCTGGCCAACAGCGGGGCCATTACCGCGCGGCCGGAAACGTGGGCGGACATGGTGCGGCCCGGGGCGCTGCTTTACGGCTACCATCCCGGCTACGATCCGGCGGAGCGGCGCGCCGAGTTGGAGGCCAGGCTGCCGCTGCGCACGGTAATGAGCCTGCGCGCGCGGATCATCAGCCTGCGCGAAGTTTCCGCGGGAGAAGGCGTGGGCTACGACGCGGTGTTTACGACCACGCGGGCGTCGCGCATCGCGGTGATTTCCGCGGGCTACGGCGACGGCTTGCACCGCTCGCTGGGCAATCGCGGGCGGGTGCTGGTGCGCGGGCAGTTTGCGCCGATCGTGGGCATCGTCTCGATGGACGTGACCATGGTGGACGTCACGGAGGTGCGCGGGGCCGCGCTCGGGGACGTGGCCACGATCTACGGCACGGATGGAGAGCACAAGCATCCCGCCAATCTCGTCGCGCGAAGCATCGGCACGGTGACTTCGGACCTGCTGTGCGCGGTGAGCGCGCGCGTTCCGCGCGTCTATCATTCCTGA
- a CDS encoding PIN domain-containing protein, with amino-acid sequence MAAGVGFAGALALVLAELRLRRAEVNGLAGAVLGAVAGLCGAFLLTLIVSRTAEPEPTKTFVVYAALCAFVYLGTAIGARKGAQLARQASGSAAAAAKPAAAAEAGGKILDTSVLIDGRIADICEAQFLDGVLLVPQFVLRELQMVADSSDPLKRQRGRRGLEVLQRMQKLPGLEVRVVEDDVSREKEVDQKLLELAKRMGAKLVTNDFNLNKVAGVRGIPVLNVNQLANALKPAVLPGEPMRVFILREGKEANQGVAYLDDGTMVVVDGARRFLTKTVDMTVTSVHQTPAGKMIFGRIEERPVQAASAVRAAAATGPGAGANRVSEGPAGGGAGAGVQPLPDSDVD; translated from the coding sequence ATGGCGGCGGGAGTGGGATTCGCCGGCGCACTGGCGCTGGTGCTGGCGGAATTGCGGCTGCGGCGCGCGGAAGTCAACGGGCTGGCGGGCGCGGTGCTGGGAGCGGTAGCGGGGCTTTGCGGCGCATTCCTGCTCACGCTGATTGTTTCGCGCACTGCGGAGCCCGAGCCCACCAAGACCTTCGTGGTGTATGCGGCGCTGTGCGCTTTCGTCTATCTGGGCACGGCCATCGGCGCGCGGAAGGGCGCACAACTTGCGCGGCAGGCATCGGGGAGCGCGGCGGCGGCCGCGAAGCCGGCGGCGGCAGCCGAAGCGGGCGGAAAAATTCTGGATACCAGCGTGCTGATTGACGGGCGCATCGCCGATATCTGCGAGGCGCAGTTTCTCGACGGCGTGCTGCTGGTGCCGCAGTTTGTGCTGCGGGAGCTGCAGATGGTGGCGGATTCCAGCGACCCCTTGAAACGGCAGCGCGGGCGCCGCGGCCTGGAAGTTCTGCAACGCATGCAGAAATTGCCGGGCCTGGAAGTGCGGGTGGTGGAGGATGACGTTTCCCGGGAGAAGGAGGTGGACCAGAAACTCCTGGAGCTGGCCAAGCGCATGGGAGCGAAGCTGGTCACCAACGATTTCAACCTGAACAAGGTGGCCGGCGTGCGCGGGATTCCCGTGCTGAACGTGAACCAGCTGGCCAATGCGCTGAAGCCGGCGGTGTTGCCGGGCGAACCCATGCGCGTGTTCATCCTGCGCGAAGGCAAGGAGGCCAATCAGGGAGTGGCCTACCTCGACGACGGCACGATGGTGGTGGTGGACGGGGCGCGGCGCTTCCTTACCAAGACCGTGGACATGACCGTCACATCCGTGCACCAGACTCCCGCGGGCAAGATGATCTTCGGACGGATCGAGGAGCGCCCGGTGCAGGCGGCTTCCGCAGTCCGCGCTGCGGCGGCCACCGGTCCTGGCGCGGGCGCGAACCGCGTCTCCGAAGGACCTGCCGGGGGCGGCGCCGGAGCCGGAGTCCAGCCCCTCCCCGATTCGGATGTAGACTGA
- the ispD gene encoding 2-C-methyl-D-erythritol 4-phosphate cytidylyltransferase produces the protein MSRIAAILPAAGLGTRMGADKPKQFLELEGAPIVLHTLRRISSCPLITEIYVATRADEVAWLEERVRGEKFPQPVRVVKGGDTRQASVGNALREVPKDVELVLVHDAVRPFVTREQIERVIAEARRCRAAILGIPAMDTVKEVKRASLPEDVALITGTIPRERVVLAQTPQVFDAALFREAFASAEQDGITASDEAGLVERLRHDVHVVLGSERNIKITRPADMDLARFYLELERRGA, from the coding sequence ATGAGCCGCATTGCCGCCATTCTACCCGCCGCCGGGCTGGGCACCCGCATGGGCGCGGACAAGCCCAAGCAGTTTCTCGAGCTGGAGGGCGCGCCGATCGTTCTGCACACCTTGCGCCGCATCTCCTCGTGCCCGCTGATTACGGAGATTTACGTGGCCACGCGGGCCGATGAAGTGGCCTGGCTGGAAGAACGCGTGCGCGGGGAAAAATTTCCGCAACCGGTGCGCGTGGTGAAGGGCGGGGACACGCGGCAGGCCTCGGTGGGCAATGCGCTGCGGGAAGTGCCGAAGGATGTGGAACTGGTGCTGGTGCACGACGCGGTGCGGCCGTTCGTGACCCGCGAGCAGATCGAGCGGGTGATCGCCGAGGCGCGGCGCTGCCGCGCGGCGATCCTGGGGATTCCGGCGATGGACACGGTGAAGGAAGTGAAGCGCGCCAGCCTGCCCGAGGACGTGGCGCTGATCACGGGAACGATTCCGCGCGAGCGCGTAGTACTGGCGCAGACACCGCAGGTCTTCGATGCGGCGCTCTTCCGGGAGGCCTTTGCGAGCGCGGAGCAGGACGGCATCACGGCCTCGGACGAAGCGGGGCTCGTCGAGCGGCTGCGACACGACGTGCACGTGGTGCTGGGCTCGGAGCGCAACATCAAGATCACGCGGCCCGCGGACATGGATCTGGCGCGGTTCTATCTGGAGCTCGAGCGGCGCGGGGCATGA
- the ispF gene encoding 2-C-methyl-D-erythritol 2,4-cyclodiphosphate synthase, translating into MSTRCGIGYDLHRLGAGRKLMIGGLEVPFDKGPVGHSDGDVLAHALCDALLGAAGAGDIGTLFPDTDPKWKGAASLVFLEHAKKLLDERHLAIEHVDAVVILEQPKLGPHFPKMRELLARALGVPAEKISLKAKTNEGVDAVGRGEAIAAHVVATLSSR; encoded by the coding sequence ATGAGCACGCGCTGCGGCATCGGCTACGATCTGCACCGCCTGGGCGCGGGGCGCAAGCTCATGATCGGGGGGCTGGAAGTTCCCTTCGACAAGGGGCCGGTGGGGCATTCCGACGGGGACGTGCTGGCGCATGCGCTGTGCGACGCGCTGCTGGGCGCGGCAGGCGCCGGGGACATCGGCACGCTTTTCCCGGACACGGATCCGAAGTGGAAGGGCGCGGCGAGCCTGGTGTTTCTGGAGCACGCCAAGAAGCTGCTCGACGAGCGGCATTTGGCCATCGAGCACGTGGACGCCGTGGTGATCCTGGAGCAGCCGAAGCTGGGGCCGCACTTCCCGAAGATGCGCGAGCTGCTGGCGCGCGCGCTGGGCGTGCCGGCGGAGAAGATCAGCCTCAAGGCCAAGACCAACGAGGGCGTGGACGCCGTGGGCCGCGGCGAAGCCATCGCCGCGCATGTAGTGGCCACGCTCTCCTCGCGCTGA
- the rlmB gene encoding 23S rRNA (guanosine(2251)-2'-O)-methyltransferase RlmB, protein MDKITGINAVREALEAGRALDRIVIARGRQDTRIEKIVQLARERDVPVRFEDRGQLDRLASTQDHQGVVALGAARAACTFEDVMERAAADTERKGLIVLLDGVEDPHNLGAIIRTALAAGAHGVVVPERRAAGLTDTVARASAGALAHLPVARVTNLARTMEEMKKAGYWLIGLDESAEKSYTEADYSSPVGIVLGGEGKGLHELTRKRCDFVVSLPTTGPIRSLNVSVAAGVVLFEAVRQRRSHAKP, encoded by the coding sequence ATGGACAAGATCACCGGAATCAACGCGGTCCGCGAAGCCCTCGAAGCGGGGCGCGCGCTGGACCGCATCGTCATCGCGCGCGGGCGGCAGGACACGCGCATCGAAAAGATCGTGCAGCTGGCGCGGGAGCGCGACGTGCCGGTGCGCTTTGAAGACCGCGGGCAGCTCGACCGGCTGGCGTCCACGCAGGACCACCAAGGCGTGGTGGCGCTGGGCGCGGCGCGGGCGGCGTGCACGTTCGAGGACGTGATGGAGCGGGCGGCCGCGGACACGGAGCGCAAGGGCCTGATTGTGCTCCTCGACGGCGTGGAAGACCCACACAACCTGGGAGCGATTATCCGCACGGCGCTGGCGGCCGGGGCGCATGGGGTGGTGGTGCCGGAGCGGCGCGCGGCGGGTCTGACGGACACGGTGGCGCGGGCTTCGGCGGGGGCGCTGGCGCATCTGCCGGTGGCGCGGGTGACCAACCTGGCGCGCACCATGGAAGAGATGAAAAAGGCAGGCTACTGGCTGATCGGGCTGGACGAAAGCGCGGAAAAGAGCTACACGGAAGCGGATTACAGTTCACCGGTGGGCATCGTTCTGGGCGGAGAGGGAAAGGGCTTGCACGAACTGACGCGCAAGCGCTGCGATTTCGTGGTGTCGCTGCCGACGACCGGGCCGATCCGCTCGCTCAACGTTTCCGTGGCCGCCGGGGTGGTGCTCTTCGAAGCCGTCCGCCAGCGGCGGAGCCACGCAAAGCCATAG
- a CDS encoding adenine phosphoribosyltransferase, translating to MNDLKKLIREIPDYPKPGILFYDVTTLLKDKKGFHALIDRLCEHYSSHHIDLVAGIEARGFIFAPALAYRLGAGFVPVRKPKKLPAKTASVSYALEYGTDTLEIHEDAVQKGQKVLVCDDLLATGGTAAATVKLVRQLGGVVDGAAFAVELTFLNGRAKLAGLDIFSMIKYDK from the coding sequence ATGAACGATCTGAAGAAGCTGATCCGCGAAATCCCTGACTATCCCAAGCCGGGCATCCTCTTTTACGACGTGACCACGCTCCTCAAGGACAAGAAGGGTTTTCACGCGCTCATCGACCGCCTCTGTGAGCATTACTCCAGCCACCACATCGATCTCGTCGCCGGCATCGAGGCCCGCGGCTTCATCTTCGCTCCCGCGCTGGCCTACCGCCTCGGCGCGGGCTTCGTCCCCGTGCGCAAGCCCAAAAAGCTGCCGGCCAAGACCGCCAGCGTTTCCTACGCCCTCGAATACGGCACGGACACTCTGGAGATCCACGAAGACGCCGTGCAGAAGGGCCAGAAGGTTCTGGTCTGCGACGATCTCCTGGCCACCGGCGGCACCGCCGCCGCCACCGTCAAGCTCGTCCGCCAGCTCGGCGGCGTGGTGGACGGCGCAGCCTTCGCCGTCGAACTCACCTTCCTCAACGGCCGCGCCAAGCTCGCCGGCCTGGATATCTTCTCCATGATTAAGTACGACAAGTAG
- a CDS encoding acylphosphatase has translation MSEARQARRFFVSGMVQGVGFRYYAQHAAQRLVLAGYVRNRLDGRVEAYAVGTSEQLAAFQAALKKGPHGAVVRNVLEEAAPVEARYAKEFSIIPDV, from the coding sequence ATGTCCGAAGCCAGGCAGGCCCGCAGATTTTTTGTTTCCGGAATGGTCCAGGGCGTCGGTTTCCGCTACTATGCGCAGCATGCCGCGCAGCGGCTGGTCCTCGCCGGCTACGTCCGCAATCGCCTGGACGGCCGCGTGGAAGCCTATGCCGTGGGCACCAGCGAGCAGCTGGCCGCCTTCCAGGCGGCCCTGAAGAAGGGCCCGCACGGCGCCGTCGTCCGGAATGTCCTGGAAGAAGCGGCGCCAGTCGAGGCCCGGTACGCCAAAGAGTTTTCCATCATCCCTGACGTCTGA
- a CDS encoding HAD family hydrolase, translating to MRKSGKGEIHGVLFDWDGTLLNSYHADSQAYLAMFREMGIAWGLDELARHYSPDWYQVYRAAGLPRRRWDAADRAWRKSYADHKPRLMPGARRVLATLLRRHPLGLVTSGDRHRVLQQLREFRLAPLFAARVCGGDTRQRKPHPAPLLLALRKMRLEPSTCVYVGDSPEDLQMAQRAGVRAIGVLGPFPTERRLRAARPDLLLGSLAELPRALHELLR from the coding sequence ATGAGGAAGAGCGGAAAAGGCGAGATCCACGGCGTGCTCTTCGACTGGGACGGCACGCTGCTCAATTCCTACCACGCCGATTCCCAGGCCTATCTGGCCATGTTCCGGGAGATGGGCATCGCCTGGGGCCTCGACGAACTGGCCCGCCACTATTCCCCCGACTGGTATCAGGTCTACCGCGCCGCCGGGCTGCCCCGCCGCCGCTGGGACGCCGCCGACCGCGCCTGGCGCAAATCCTACGCGGACCACAAGCCGCGGCTCATGCCCGGCGCGCGCCGCGTTCTGGCCACCCTGCTGCGCCGCCACCCGCTCGGCCTGGTCACCAGCGGCGACCGCCACCGCGTGCTCCAGCAGCTCCGCGAATTCCGCCTGGCGCCGCTGTTTGCCGCGCGCGTCTGCGGCGGCGATACCCGCCAGCGCAAGCCGCATCCCGCCCCGCTGCTGCTGGCCTTGCGGAAAATGCGCCTGGAGCCGAGTACCTGCGTTTATGTAGGGGATTCGCCGGAGGATTTGCAGATGGCCCAGCGCGCCGGCGTGCGCGCCATCGGCGTGCTCGGGCCGTTTCCCACGGAAAGGCGCCTGCGCGCCGCCCGCCCGGATCTGCTTCTCGGCTCCCTCGCCGAGCTGCCCCGGGCGCTGCACGAACTCCTCCGTTGA